Genomic segment of Paenibacillus sp. FSL R5-0623:
GTACTTGAAACGATGGGTGTTGGTGTAAGGGCTATCGATGGATTGCTGACCGTAGGTAAGGGACAGCGTGTGGGTATTTTTGCCGGTTCTGGTGTTGGTAAGAGTACTTTGATGGGCATGATCGCTCGTAATACCGCGGCGGATGTCAATGTCATCGCGCTTGTAGGTGAGCGTGGACGTGAGGTTCGCGACTTTATTGAACGGGATCTGGGTCCGGAAGGATTGGAACGTTCCGTAGTCATTGTTGCAACATCAGATCAGCCCGCCCTGATTCGGATTAAGGGAGCAGTTATTGCAACCACCATTGCAGAGTATTTCCGAGATCGTGGAATGAACGTGATGCTTATGATGGATTCGGTTACTCGATATGCGATGGCTCAAAGGGAAGTCGGTTTGGCTGTAGGTGAACCTCCGGCAATGAGAGGATATACGCCATCGGTATTTGCGAGTTTACCCAAACTGCTTGAACGGGCAGGTACAGGGCCTACGGGTTCGATTACAGCCTTTTATACCGTTCTGGTTGATGGGGATGACATGAACGAACCGATCGCCGATGCGGTGAGGGGTATATTGGATGGCCACATTGTGTTAAACCGATCCATTGCGAATAAAGGTCATTTTCCAGCGATTGATGTACTTGCCAGTATAAGTCGTGTCATGAAGGATATTGCTCCGGAAGAGCAGCTGGAAGCCGTTAATAATATGAAACGTTTGATGGCTGTGTACAAAGAGTCGGAGGATTTGATCAATATTGGAGCTTACCAGCGGGGATCAAATGCAGCGATTGATGAATCCATAGACCAGATTGATAGTATATGGAACTTTACCAAGCAGAAAGTCGACGAGAAAGTCACCTTAAGTGAAGTGCAGGAACGTTTGATTCTTGAATTTGCAAGGAGATGAATGGTTAAGCGATGAAATTTCGATATCATTTCCAGAAAGTTGTTGACCTGAAGAGTAATGAAAAAACACAGGCAGAGTGGATGTTATCCACAGCGATCGGTAAACTTCAGACGGAGGAAGAGCATCTGATACAACTTCTGAACGATAGAAATAACCTGGTCGGGATTATCCAATCTGCTACGGAAAATACAGCGTCTGTAAACAGTCTGCAGGAGATGCAGCGATATGTACATCATCTTGACGAGTGCATTTCACGTAAAAACAATGATGTTAAACATGCTCAGGTCAATGTGCAGCGGAATCAGACGTTTCTGAACGGTAAGATGGTTGATGAAAAAGTATGGCTTGGAGCGAGAGACAAGGCCAAGATCAAATTTCAGCAGGATATGCTCCTCCGGGAACAGAACGATCTGGACGAGATGGCTACTGTACGCTTCGCTGCCAAAGCCGGACGCGCGAATTGATGTGAGCCGGACGCGAAGTTGTCTCGTGAAGGAGGAATGAACGATGGCTGTTAAAGACGATAGCGACATGGAAAAAGAATCGGGAGGCGGCTGGGAAAAATTTCTCATGATTTCCATCCCGATTGTATTCACCGTAGTATTGCTGGGCGTATTGCTTACGCTTTTTAATGTAGATATTCGTAATAATTTGTTCGAATTCGCCAACAAGATCCCGGTAGTTAAGGAATGGGTACCTGATCCTGTGCTGGACCCTGAGAAAGATAAGCTGGAGAAAAGTGAGCAGCAGGTTGAAAGTGCTGAAGCCACAATCGAAAAGCTGAAATCCCAAGTAACTGCCAAAGAAACAGAACTTAAGGCAGCACAGGAAGCGACAACAACTGAAGCGAAGAAGGCCACGGACCTTCAGAAGAAGTTGGATGATGCGGAAAAAGCGGCTGAAACAGCTACGGCAGCAACGCCAGAAACGGAATCCGATTATCAAAAGCAAATCAAAGATTTAGCTAAAATGTATGCGGACATGAGCCCAAGCAAAGCTGCACCGATTTTGCAAAATATGACGAATGAGGAGATGGTATTGTTGTTGAATGCCATGCAGTCATCTGCTCGGACCAAGGTGCTTGAAAAGATGGACCCGAAAACAGCAGCCGATGTCACCATGATGATGAAGGATGCCAAACCGTCCGGGGATCTGGCGCTGGATGCGCTGCAATCCAGATTGAAGAAAGAAACCGCAGCAACTTCAACTGCATCCACAACCACAAGCAAAAACCTGGATAAAAACCAGCTTAGTCAAACATTTGCTTCGATGTCTGCTTCAAGTGGTGCCAAGCTATTATTGGAAACATACAAGCTAAGTCCTGACAAAACATTGACCATCCTGAATTCAGTAGATGATGCAACACGCTCTCAATTGCTTGAGAACATGTCTTCAGAGGACTCGGTTGAAACTGCAAAAATTTTGAACAAATTAATGGGCAACAAGTAGAACTGATTACACTGTAGAACCGAGAGGAGGTGAAAATAAATGTCGATTGTATATCAAATGGCATCCACAGCATCTGCAAAAGCAACAGGGGCAGTTCAGATAACCGGAGCACAAGCGAAAGGTTCGGCTGCAGGTGCTAGCGGTGAATTTCTCCAAACTCTTGCACAATCGTTATCTGGAGGAAACACAGAAGGTGATAGTTCAAGCGCTACTGGAAGCTTAACTGCCAATCCGTTGGTGTTTTCCTTTGCTACAAATGAAGAAGGAGAAGCGGCATCAATCACAGCTATACTGAATTCGTTGTTCACGGACTTGGATTCACTTGACGAAGCTTTGGAAAATGACCCAGCTCTACTTGCAGGTTTGCAAACTCTGATTCAACAGCTGTATACACAATTAAGTAAACCTTCAGGTACTAATGCAGAAGGTTCCGACGAGTCTTCGAACGGAGCGGAAAGCGCAAAAACAGTACCCGCAATTGAACTGTCGCAGCATCCGGCAGCAGTACGTTTTGTTCTGCAAGATATGCTTACACAATTAGTAGCTGGAATGAATGAACCTGAGAGTAATGTTGCGAAGAACGCTCCTGAATTCAAACATCTGTTACAATCTCTGCAGAGTCAGCTTCAAGAGGCTGGAGTGGATACCACTAGTAACAAAGGATGGACTGAACTGAAATCCATACTGGATACATTGACTGCAGTTAAGGATCAGACTGCACAAGTCGCTACAAGTACTTCGCTTCAAACATCTAAACAGGATTCTGTTGTGCCACAAGTTATTGTTGCGGCAGTGGCGAATTCTGGAACCCAGGTGAAAGCTGAGGCTGAGACAACATCTGCTTCAAATGCAGGTGGAGAAGCGGAACACTCAACCATCATTACTGCAGGAGAGCTGTCTTTGCGTTCATCAGGTACAACAGCAGGAAAGCCGGCTGAACCTGTAATGCAAACATCACAGTTTGCCAAGGAAATGACACAGTTTGTTGTTAACAAGCTGGATATTGTCCAGCAAAAAGGATTTTCCGAGGCGACCATCTCACTTCGGCCTGAGCATTTAGGTAAGTTGGACGTTCAAATTACCATGCAGAACGGGCAGTTGGTTGCACGGTTTATGACTGAACATACGATGGCTAAAGACATGCTTGAACAACAAATGACGCAGCTACGTTCTTCACTTCAAGCCCAGGGAATTCAAGTGGAACGACTTGAGGTTACTCAGAACAGTTCAATCGGATCACAGATGTATCAGGACGGAGGCCGTCAGCCGGGAAGTAATTCTCAGCAACAACGCCGTTCGCGTGAGCGTGAGGAACAATCGGATGATGCTATAGCTACAGCAGGAATTCAAGAAGAATTGCGTAACTGGCGTAGCGAGCAAGTCGAAGGAAATGAATTACAGAGAGATACATTTAGTGCTAAGGCTTAAACAGAAATGAGGTGAGCAAATGGCTAATGAAATTGTTTCAACGAATAATACCTGGCCGAACTATTCGGCAGCCAATAAAGCAACCACAAGTGCTGCAACAAAAGAATTGGGTAAAGATCAGTTTCTAAAAATCCTGATTACCCAGCTGCAAAATCAAGACCCGATGCAGCCGATGGAGGATAAGGAATTTATCGCTCAAATGGCACAGTTCAGCTCAGTGGAACAACTGGTCAATATTTCTACCCAGCTTAAAACATTGAACCAGTCACTTGGTGCTGTATCCGGCATGATTGGCATGGAGGTAAGTTGGCTTTCTTCTAATAAAGATGATAACGGAACTCTTCGCCAGGGTATTGTAGATTCCATTATTGTGAGAGATAGCGTTCAATACGCAAAAGTGGGCAAAGACGAGATTAAGCTGGATGAGATCATTCAGGTGAATTATCCAAAACAGGCAGAAGAGAGTCAAACTCCGGTACAGAACGTTCAGGATGTAACCCCTGAAACGAACGAGAGCCAGCCAGTTGAATCATCCACTGAAACGGGTGACACGGAAGATAGCGGGAAAACGATATGAGTGATCGTATAACGGTTGGACAATTATATGCAGGCCCAATTACACCGAATATGCTTCAAAGACCCAAAACGGGAGAAGCTTCGGCCATACCCGAAAAACCTTTTGCAAAGGTGCTGGAAGATAATCTTCTGAAATTGAGCAATCATGCTGCCAAACGATTGGAACAGCGTGGCATTGAGCTCAAGACCGAGCAAATGGAACAGATTGGTTCTGCTTTGGACAAAGCTGCTGCCAAAGGAGCCAAAGAGTCATTGATTTTAATGCAGGATATGGCTTTTATCGTCAATGTCAAAAATCGTACTGTGGTTACAGCTATGGATAGTGAGAGCATGAAGGATAATGTGTTCACTCAGATTGATAGTGCCGTAATCATTTCTTGACCGGCTGGCCCTTCTCGGGAGCCGGAATGCCGCTGACCGATTGATGCGGTAACCAAATGAAGACTGGGAGGATTTTTAAAAATGATAAAATCAATGTACTCAGGCGTTTCCGGGATGCGGGGTTTCCAAACAAAACTCGACGTAATTGGTAACAATATTGCGAACGTAAACACGGTTGGCTTCAAAGGCAGTCGGGTTATGTTCAAAGATATTATGAGCCAAACAACGGCAGGGGTAACTGCCCCTGGCGATGCAAGTGGTGGTGTCAATG
This window contains:
- the fliI gene encoding flagellar protein export ATPase FliI; translation: MKVLSSQRYMEHLRQFDPVRINGKVTQVIGLMVESEGPDASIGDVCYIYPGKSAKPLQAEVVGFRDNKVLLMPLGELQSIGPGCDVVGTGKPLGVQVGSELLGKVLDGLGQPLDGSLLPSRMPMYSTSNTPVNPMDRPRVLETMGVGVRAIDGLLTVGKGQRVGIFAGSGVGKSTLMGMIARNTAADVNVIALVGERGREVRDFIERDLGPEGLERSVVIVATSDQPALIRIKGAVIATTIAEYFRDRGMNVMLMMDSVTRYAMAQREVGLAVGEPPAMRGYTPSVFASLPKLLERAGTGPTGSITAFYTVLVDGDDMNEPIADAVRGILDGHIVLNRSIANKGHFPAIDVLASISRVMKDIAPEEQLEAVNNMKRLMAVYKESEDLINIGAYQRGSNAAIDESIDQIDSIWNFTKQKVDEKVTLSEVQERLILEFARR
- the fliJ gene encoding flagellar export protein FliJ, encoding MKFRYHFQKVVDLKSNEKTQAEWMLSTAIGKLQTEEEHLIQLLNDRNNLVGIIQSATENTASVNSLQEMQRYVHHLDECISRKNNDVKHAQVNVQRNQTFLNGKMVDEKVWLGARDKAKIKFQQDMLLREQNDLDEMATVRFAAKAGRAN
- a CDS encoding DUF4088 family protein, coding for MAVKDDSDMEKESGGGWEKFLMISIPIVFTVVLLGVLLTLFNVDIRNNLFEFANKIPVVKEWVPDPVLDPEKDKLEKSEQQVESAEATIEKLKSQVTAKETELKAAQEATTTEAKKATDLQKKLDDAEKAAETATAATPETESDYQKQIKDLAKMYADMSPSKAAPILQNMTNEEMVLLLNAMQSSARTKVLEKMDPKTAADVTMMMKDAKPSGDLALDALQSRLKKETAATSTASTTTSKNLDKNQLSQTFASMSASSGAKLLLETYKLSPDKTLTILNSVDDATRSQLLENMSSEDSVETAKILNKLMGNK
- a CDS encoding flagellar hook-length control protein FliK, giving the protein MSIVYQMASTASAKATGAVQITGAQAKGSAAGASGEFLQTLAQSLSGGNTEGDSSSATGSLTANPLVFSFATNEEGEAASITAILNSLFTDLDSLDEALENDPALLAGLQTLIQQLYTQLSKPSGTNAEGSDESSNGAESAKTVPAIELSQHPAAVRFVLQDMLTQLVAGMNEPESNVAKNAPEFKHLLQSLQSQLQEAGVDTTSNKGWTELKSILDTLTAVKDQTAQVATSTSLQTSKQDSVVPQVIVAAVANSGTQVKAEAETTSASNAGGEAEHSTIITAGELSLRSSGTTAGKPAEPVMQTSQFAKEMTQFVVNKLDIVQQKGFSEATISLRPEHLGKLDVQITMQNGQLVARFMTEHTMAKDMLEQQMTQLRSSLQAQGIQVERLEVTQNSSIGSQMYQDGGRQPGSNSQQQRRSREREEQSDDAIATAGIQEELRNWRSEQVEGNELQRDTFSAKA
- a CDS encoding flagellar hook capping FlgD N-terminal domain-containing protein encodes the protein MANEIVSTNNTWPNYSAANKATTSAATKELGKDQFLKILITQLQNQDPMQPMEDKEFIAQMAQFSSVEQLVNISTQLKTLNQSLGAVSGMIGMEVSWLSSNKDDNGTLRQGIVDSIIVRDSVQYAKVGKDEIKLDEIIQVNYPKQAEESQTPVQNVQDVTPETNESQPVESSTETGDTEDSGKTI
- a CDS encoding TIGR02530 family flagellar biosynthesis protein; its protein translation is MSDRITVGQLYAGPITPNMLQRPKTGEASAIPEKPFAKVLEDNLLKLSNHAAKRLEQRGIELKTEQMEQIGSALDKAAAKGAKESLILMQDMAFIVNVKNRTVVTAMDSESMKDNVFTQIDSAVIIS